The Clostridium sp. DL-VIII DNA window CCGGAACTATAGAATTTCTATTTGATAGAGATAATAACTTCTATTTTATGGAGATGAATACAAGAATTCAAGTAGAACATCCAATTACTGAAATGATTACAGGAATAGATTTAGTAAAAGAACAATTAAAAATAGCATCAGGAGAAAAGTTGAATTTTACTCAAGAAGATATAAAAATTAAAGGTCATGCAATAGAATGTAGAGTTAATGCAGAAGATCCAGAACACGATTTTAGACCATGTCCAGGAGTAATAAATGAACTTTGTGTTCCAGGTGGTATGGGAGTAAGAATTGATTCGGCAATATTCTGCGGATATAAAATTCCACATTGTTATGATTCGATGATAGCTAAATTAATAACTTTTGGCAATAATAGAGATGAAGCAATAGTTAAAATGAATAGAGCATTATCAGAATTTGCAGTAGGTGGAGTAAAGACTAATATTAATTTTGAATTATCAATACTTGAAACTAAAGAATTCTTAGAAGGTGATTATGATACCTCATTTTTAGCGGAAAAGATGGTGAAGAAGGATGTCTCTTAAAGATTTATTTATAAAAAAACCACAATATGCAACCATCAAAAGTTCAGTTATTAGGAATGATAAACCACAAGAAAAACCTAATATACCATCAGGAATGTGGATAAAATGTGAGAAATGTAATACTATGATTTATGCTGAGGATTTAGAAAATTCTAAGCATGTTTGCACTAATTGTGGCCATCATTTTAGAATAAATGCAAAAGAAAGAATAAAGGTATTCTTTGATAAGGATACTTTTAAGGAATTTTTGAAAGATTTAAAAACCACTAATCCATTGGAATTCAAAGGTTATGAAGAAAAATTAAAAAGCACTAAGACAGACAGTACAGAAGCAGTTGTTACTGGAGTTGGAAAAGTAAATGGAATAGAAGTTGCATGTGCAATTATGGATAGTTTCTTTATGATGGGAAGCATGGGTACTGTAGTTGGAGAAAAAATTACAAGACTTGTAGAATATGCTACAGAAAATAAACTTCCAGTTATAATTTTTACAACCTCAGGCGGTGCCAGAATGCAGGAAGGGATTTTTTCACTTATGCAGATGGCTAAAATAAGTGCAGCTCTTGCAAAACATGATGAAGCAGGTCTTTTATATATTTCTGTATTAACAGACCCTACGACTGGCGGTGTAACAGCAAGTTTTGCAATGGAAGGCGATATTATTTTAAGTGAACCAAATGCCTTGGTTGGATTTGCAGGAAGAAGAGTAATTGAAAATACAATTAAAGAAAGCCTGCCAGATAATTTTCAAACTGCTGAATTTTTACTTGAAAAAGGTTTTGTAGATAGCATTGTTGAAAGAAAAAATATGAGAGCATGCATATATAAAATTCTTATTTTACATGGAGTGAGAAGTTATGGATAAAGAATTTATAAAAATAAGTGTAACACCATGGGAAAGTGTTGAAATAGCAAGACACAAAGACAGACCAACAGGAAAATTCTACATTGAAACTATTTTCAAGGATTTTATTGAATTTCATGGCGATAGAAGCTTTGGAGATGATAAAGCTGTAATTGGCGGAATTGCATCATTTAATGATATAAGTGTTACAGTTATAGCAATTACAAAAGGAAACAACACAGCTGAAAATATAGAGAGAAACTTTGGAATGCCAAATCCGGAAGGATATAGAAAAGCATTAAGACTTATGAAGCAGGCTGAAAAATTTAAGAGACCTGTCATCTGTTTTGTAGATACGCCAGGTGCATTTCCTGGGCTTGGAGCAGAAGAAAGAGGGCAAGGTCAAGCTATAGCAAATAATCTTTTTGAATTAAGCAGATTAAAGACTCCAATAATATCTATTTTAGCAGGTGAAGGCGGAAGTGGCGGAGCACTCGCTTTAGCAGTTGCTGATAAAGTGTTTATGTTGGAACACTCAATATATTCAATTTTATCACCAGAAGGATTTGCATCTATTTTATGGAAGGATGCAAGCCGTGCAAAAGAAGCAGCATCAGTTATGAAAATTACAGCTAAAGATTTAAAAGATTTTGGAATAATAGATGATATAATAAAAGAACCTAGAGGCGGCGCTCATAAAAATCAGATTAAAACAGCAGAAGCAATTAAGAAGACAATTGCAAGTGCGCTTCAGGAATTAAGAGAAAAAGATTTAAACACTTTAATTGAAGATAGATATGATAAATTTAGAAAAATGGGAAACTTTTATTAATAAGAACTAATATGTTATATATGAAGGTATGCACTAATTATGTGTGTGCCTTATTTTTATTTTCATGTGCCTAAATTTTATTTTATATATACAATTAGAAGCATATAATATTGATTAATAAAGAGAGAACTTATGTGTTATACTTAAATAATAAAGTGAGGTGCTTAAAGCTTATGGAAAGTAATAGTACAAAGGTTGCAAAAATTGCTACTAGAATGGCTATATGCGATAGACATGAAGAAGAACATTTAAAAAAATTTTATAGTGAAAAAGGAATAAAGGTAACAGCCGTAAATATAGGTGGGAATATTAATTCATCAGTATCAAAAATTCTTGAAAGTGCATTAGTTGCAGCAAAAAGAAATGAGCTCATAAGAGAAGAACATCTGCATGAAGGAGCTGTCATTGGTGCAACCAGAGATGCAATAATTCAAATTTCAGAGCGAGCTAATGGCTTGAATGTTGGAGGCAAAATTGGAATAGCAAGAGGCGGAGAGCATATATCGGTATGTATATTTTTAAATATTGGATTATTACATCTAGATGAAATAGTTATAGGAATAGGGCATAGAGCATTACCATTATGAGTCTAAGTATATTTTCCTTTTTAAATTGTAGAAAAAATGGTAGAGAAATATTGAATCATAGAACACTATTTGGATAAAATTTGAAAATATTATTAATAAATTAAAATGAAATAAAAATTCAGCAGTGAGAAACAATCTTGTTGCTGAATTTTTTGATTGCACTTATTATATAAAATGTGGGGTAAAGATAGGGAATCATTGAAAAATCAGAAATATAATACTATTTAAATGGTGGAAATTAATTGTAGAAAAAGTTTATTAAAATTCAAGAGTTTTTGTCAAAAGATAAATGTTTTATGATATAATGTTAATTGGTAAAAAAATAGACAAGTTA harbors:
- the accD gene encoding acetyl-CoA carboxylase, carboxyltransferase subunit beta, whose product is MSLKDLFIKKPQYATIKSSVIRNDKPQEKPNIPSGMWIKCEKCNTMIYAEDLENSKHVCTNCGHHFRINAKERIKVFFDKDTFKEFLKDLKTTNPLEFKGYEEKLKSTKTDSTEAVVTGVGKVNGIEVACAIMDSFFMMGSMGTVVGEKITRLVEYATENKLPVIIFTTSGGARMQEGIFSLMQMAKISAALAKHDEAGLLYISVLTDPTTGGVTASFAMEGDIILSEPNALVGFAGRRVIENTIKESLPDNFQTAEFLLEKGFVDSIVERKNMRACIYKILILHGVRSYG
- a CDS encoding acetyl-CoA carboxylase carboxyltransferase subunit alpha, encoding MDKEFIKISVTPWESVEIARHKDRPTGKFYIETIFKDFIEFHGDRSFGDDKAVIGGIASFNDISVTVIAITKGNNTAENIERNFGMPNPEGYRKALRLMKQAEKFKRPVICFVDTPGAFPGLGAEERGQGQAIANNLFELSRLKTPIISILAGEGGSGGALALAVADKVFMLEHSIYSILSPEGFASILWKDASRAKEAASVMKITAKDLKDFGIIDDIIKEPRGGAHKNQIKTAEAIKKTIASALQELREKDLNTLIEDRYDKFRKMGNFY
- a CDS encoding HutP family protein: MESNSTKVAKIATRMAICDRHEEEHLKKFYSEKGIKVTAVNIGGNINSSVSKILESALVAAKRNELIREEHLHEGAVIGATRDAIIQISERANGLNVGGKIGIARGGEHISVCIFLNIGLLHLDEIVIGIGHRALPL